Genomic window (Arcobacter aquimarinus):
AAAAAAGAAAAAAGTGAAGCAGGAGCAATAGAGTATTTACAATTTTCAAATCCAATGCAAAATCATAAATACAAAAATTCTATTTCAAGTGCTATAAAAAAAGCTTTTGAAGAATTTCCTCCAACACCAATACCTTATGAATAAAATGGAAAAATATGGTGAATTCAGAATTTCTAAAAGAACAAGTTTTACTATTTGTAGAAGATGAAGATTTAGCAAGAGAACAACTTGGAAAGATATTAACTAGGTTATTTAAAAAAGTAATCTTAGCTGCAAATGGACAAGAAGGGTTTGAAAAATTCAAAGACTCTTTTAATTCAGAAGAAAAAATTGATTTAATTATCTCTGATATAAATATGCCTATATTAAGTGGTCTAGAAATGCTAGAAAAAATAAGAGAACTTGATAGTATAGTTCCTCTTATTTATACGACTGCAAGAAGTGAAACAGAAAATATCATAAAAGCTATTGATTTAAATGTTAGTAGTTATATTCTAAAACCTATTGATACAGCCATATTAATCAAAAAAATGTCTGATGCTTGTGAAAAGAAATATATCCAAAATCAATTAGATGAAAAACAAAATGAGTTAAAAAAATACCTTGAAGCTGTTGATGATGTAGCTTTGATTTATAAAATGGATATAAATGGAAATATTTTATTTGCAAATAAAAGTTTATTAGAAACTTCGAAGTACTCAATAGATGAGTTAAAGCAGATTGGATTTTATGGTTTAATTCATCCTGATATTCCAAAAGAGTATATAGAAAAAACTTGGAGTATTTTAAAAGAAGGTACAAACTGGAGTGGAAATACCAAATTTTTATCAAAAGATGGGGAAGCTTTTTATTTAAAAAATACAATTTTTAAACTTAACACAAATAATTGTACTGAATATATAACTATTGGTTTTTCAACAACTAAAGAAAATATTGAAAAAAGAGAATTTCAGAAAAAAGTTATTAAAACCTTACAAGATTTTAATAAAAAAGAGTATGCCTATAAAAAATCATTTCAAGAACTATCGGATAGAATTAAACAATTAGAATCTTATATTCCAAGGCTTCAAGAAGAATTAGAAGAACAAAAAGCAAAAACCTTAAGTAGACAAAGACAACTTGACCATTATGAGTTACAAATGCATAACGTTGACGAAAAATATTATGGTCATATGACTACAAAAAGTAAAGAAGCAGAAGAGTATTCAAAAAACGTTTTGTTATTAAAACAAGAGAAAAATACACTTGTAGAAAAAATAAAAAATCAACAAGAAGAGATAGCTGCAACTAAGAAAGAGTTGGCTTTATTGACTGAAACAAATGAACAAAAAAATAAAAGAATTTTAGAATTAAAGGATGTAATTAAATCTTTAGAAACAAAAATAAAAGAGTTAACAGAACCTTCAGAATAAAATATTTAATTTAAGGCTTAAAATGAATTTTAAAAGCATGAAAATAGTATCCATAGATGATAATGAAAATAATCTTTTCTTAATAGAATCTATTTGTACAGAAATGGAACTACAAGTAAGAAGTTTTAGTGAACCTCTTGAAGCACTTATGTATGTACTTCAAAATCAAGTTGATATGATTTTAATTGATTATATGATGCCTAATCTAAATGGTCTTGAATTTATTGAAGAATATAGAAAAAAAATAAAAAATGTTCCAATTATCATGATTACAGCTGCAGGAGATGATGAGAATATCCATAAGAGAGCTTTTGAATTAGGAGCAAATGATTTCTTAAGTAAACCTGTTAATTTTGTTATATTTAAAGCAAGAACAATAAATCTTTTAACAAACTATCAAAATCAAATATTATTAGAAGATAAAGCTAAACTTTTAGAAAAAGAAGTTGAAAAAGCAACTGAAAATTTATTAAAAAGAGAACATGAAACACTTACAATTTTAGGTAAAACGGCTGAATATAAAGACCCTGAAACAGCTTCACACGTTGCTAGAGTTGCTTATTATTCCAAATTACTTGCAAAGGGTTATGGACTGAGCGAAAAAGAACAAGATATACTTTTTTATTCAGCTCCATTTCATGATTTAGGTAAAATTGGAATTGAAGATAAAATACTTTTAAAACCTTCTAAATTAACTAATGAAGAGTTTGAAACAATGAAAAAGCATCCCAAAATTGGTTATGAAATTCTAAAAAATTCTCAAAGTGAATATCTACAAGCAGGAGCTATAATAGCACTAACTCATCATGAAAAAATAAATGGTTCTGGTTATCCAAATGGACTAAAAGGTGATGATATTCATATTTTTGGAAGAATTGTAGCTATTGCTGATGTATTCGATGCGTTAACCTCTTTTAGACCATACAAACAAGCTTGGAGTTTTGAAGATGCTGTAAACTATTTACAAGAAAAAAGTGGCAAAGAGTTTGATACAAAATTAGTTGAAATATTTATAAATAATATTGATGAAGTAACTGTTATTTATAATTCATTTAAAGATGAGTAAATAATGAAAAAAATATTCTCAATTTTTAAAGACCCATATATTGGACCTATTTTTATAATTTCTATAATTCTTCTTGTAATTATGATTTTCATAATTCCAAAATACTCTTATGAAAATCAAAAAAACATTATGGAAAAGAAAGCTATTGATATTGTAAATAATCTAAAAAAAATAAGAGCTTATTACACAGAATACATAATAAAAGACCTAAAAAATCATCCTGAAATAAATATAAATTTTGACCATAAAATAAAAGATAATACTATTCCATTACCTGCTACTTTACTTCATGATTTTACAGAACTTTTGGCTGAAGAAAATATGGAAATAAAACTATATAGTGAATATCCATTTGAAAATAGAAAAGATAGAGTTTTAAATGATTTTCAAAAAGAATCATTAAGTTATTTAATAAACAATCCAACGGAGATTTACTCAAAAATTATACAAACTTCTATGGGAAAAAAATTTGCTGTTGCAATTCCTGATATATTTTTTGACCAAACTTGTGTAAATTGTCATAATACAAGAATAGATAGTCCAAAAAGAGATTGGAAATTAGGTGATGTAAGAGGAGTAATTAAAGTAAATATTCCTATAGAAAAAGAGTTACATTTATCAAGTAATCAAGTTTTAACACTATTTTTGATTTTAGTAACATTAATATTGATTTTAGGTATTCACTACACTATTATGTCTATGAGACGAACAAAAGAGCATGAAAAAATAAAAATTAATCTTGAAGAAGAAATAGATAAAAGAACAAAAGAATTACAAAATAGTATAAAAATTTTAAATCAATATAAAAATGCTGTAGATTCAAGTTCTATTGTTTCAAAAACTGATAAATATGGAAAAATAACCTTTGTAAATGATGAGTTTTGTAAAATTTCAAAATATACAAAAGAAGAACTAATTGGAAAAAATCACAACATTATAAGACATGAAGATATGCCAAAAGAGATTTTCAAAGATTTATGGGAAACTATAAAATCAAAACAAATCTGGAAAGGTCAAATAAAAAACAAAGCAAAAGATGGAGCTTCTTATTATGTAGCTTCAACAATTGCTCCTATTTTAAACTTAGATGATGAAATTGAAGAGTATTTAGCAATAAGACTTGATGTTTCAGAGATTATAGAAGGTCAACTAAAAGCAAAAAGAGCAGATGAAGCAAAATCTACATTTTTAGCAAATATGAGTCATGAAATAAGAACTCCATTAAATGCAATTATTGGTTTTTCTGAACTTTTAGATAAATCACAAAATTTAGACACTCAAAGTAAAAAACAAGCACAAATTATAAATTCAAGTGCTGTTTCACTTCTTACAATAATAAATGATATTTTAGATGTTTCAAAAATAGATAGTGGAAATTTTACTTTATCTATAGAAGAGTCTAATATTATTTTAATTAGTGAGAATGTAATAGAACTTTTTTCAAAAAGAGCAATGGAAAAACATCTAAAACTTATATTTAATTTAGACCCAAAAGTTCCTATTTGCATAGAAACAGACGGGGTTAGATTAAAACAAGTTTTATCAAATCTTTTAAGTAATGCTATAAAATTTACTCCCAAAAATGGAGTTGTATCTTTAAATATTTCATTAATAGAAAATTTAAATAAAAAAGCAAAAATAAGATTTGAAGTTGAAGATACAGGAATTGGAATTGCCAAAGAAAAGTTAATCACAATATTTGATCCATTTATTCAAGTTGATAATAAATCAAATAGAGAATATCAAGGAACAGGTTTAGGTTTGAGTATTTGTTCTCACATCATAAAATCTTTAAATTCAAATATATTTGTGCAAAGTGTAGAAAATCAAGGAACAAAATTTTATTTTGAATTAGAAGTTAAAACTTGCATTGATAACTTATGTATAAATAAAAATTATTTACATCATTTAAATTTTAAAATAATAAATAAAAACAGCTCTATTTTTAACCACGCTAAACAATATTTAGAACTATTTGGTGCAATTGAAGATGAAACTAAAGCAATTGATGTAATTATTTATTGTTGTAGTAATAATTTCGAAAAAGAGTTACAAGAAATTAAAAAAAATTATATTAATACAGCTTTATTAATTTTACATGAATATGAAGATGATTTAGAAAACTTAAATTTAGATGAAAATGAGTATGCCCTATCTCTTCCTCTTTATGCTTCAAAAATCAATGATGCAATTGAAGAGTTATTGAATAAAACTAATAAAAGAAAAATAGTTATAAATGGAATCAAAAAATTTAATGGAAAAATCTTAGTTGCAGAAGATAATAGTGCAAATCAAGAACTAATCTCTTATATTTTAGAAGAAATGGGCATAGAATTTACCATAAAAAACAATGGTTTAGAAATCTTAAATGAGTTTAAAAAAGAATCTTTTGATTTAATTTTAATGGATATAAATATGCCTGTTTTAGATGGTGTTGAAACTTTTAAACAAATAAGAATCTATGAAAAAGAAAATAACTTAGAAAAAACACCTATAGTTGCCCTAACAGCAAATGCTATAAAAGGTGATAAACAAAGATTTTTAGATATTGGTATGGATAACTATCTTACAAAGCCTATAAATGTAAAAGAGTTAAAAAATATCTTTGATATTTATTTAGTAAATAAAATTTTAAATGAGGAAAACAAATGAAAAATATGTCAATTAGAATAAAGTTAATACTACTTTTTGTCATAATAAAAGTTCTACCATTACTATTGATAGCTTATATTGCATATAAAGGTGCAATAGAACTTGAAAAATATGTTCAAGATAGCACGAGGTTTTTAAATAATCAAAATAAAGAGATTATTTTAAATACAGCAAATGCTTCAATAGAAGATAGTATAAAAAATCTAGATTTAAAATCACAATTTACTCTAGAAAGGTTCTCATTTGAAATTGCAAATCAAGTTGCTGATTTTTTATATGAAAGGGATAAAGATTTACTTTTCTTATCAAAAACAAATATCAATGACAATATTTTAAAAGATTTTTATAATAGCAAAACAAAAGATATTATTATTCATGAAGATTATGTTTATGATGAAAAAACAAATACATGGATAAGTACAAAAGCTCCTACTAAAGAAGAAAGAGAGATAAAAAAAGCTCAATTAAAAGATAATGAAAGAGAGTTTAATTTTACGGATCCTTTAAATTTTGAGAAAAAATCTATTCCAATTTATAAAGAAATTTCATATTTTGATTTAGATGGAAAAGAGATATACAAAATTTCTTCTATTGACAATAATTTAAAAGATATTTCTAATAAAAAAAATACTTATATAAATTCAGAAACTTATTTTGATGAAATTAAAAATCTAAAGCAAGGTGAAATTTATGTTTCTGATGTAATTGGAGAATACATAAAATCTAAAATAATTGGAACATTTACAAAAGCAAAAACAGATAAAATCAATATTGACTTTAATCCACAAGAACATGGATATGCAGGAAAAGAAAATCCTGTAGGAAAAAGATTTGAAGGAATTATTAGATTTGTAACTCCTGTTTATAAAAATAATCAAAAAATAGCTTATATTTCACTTGCGCTTGACCATAAACACGTTATGCAATTTACTGAAAAATTTGATCCAACAACACCTGAAGCAAAACAAAATATATCAGATGCCTCACTTGGGAATTATGCTTTTATGTGGGATTATGAAGGAAAAAGTATTGCTCATCCAAGACACTACTCAATTGTAGGTTATGATAAAAACACAGGTAAAAGAGCTATGCCTTGGTTAAGTAGTGAAGTCGCTCAAGAGTTTTATGCCTCAAATAAAGAGATAAATGATTTTTTAAAAACTTACCCTACTTTTGTTGAACAAAGCAATGATAAAAAACCAAATATGAAGCAAGTTTTAGAAGATGGAAATCTTGGATTAGATTGTAGATATCTAAATTTTGCACCACAATGTCAAGGTTGGATGCAACTTACACAAAATGGTGGTTATGGTTCTTTTATTATTCTATGGAGTAATGTATGGAAATTAACAACAGCAGCAGCGATTCCTTATTATACAGGGAAATATGGTGAAACAAAAAGAGGTTTTGGATTTGTTACTATTGGAGCAAATGTTGATGAGTTTCATGCAGCTGCTAATCAAACAAAAACAAATATCACTAAAATATTAGATGAGCAAACAAAACAAATGGAAGAGATAGAAAGGGCAAATAAATATGAAGTTGATAAATTTGTTGAATCATTACTTCATGAACTCACCCTTGCTACTATTTTAATGATTATTGCAATAATTGCAATAGCATTATGGATTTCAAGTTATATAACTTCTAAAATAGAAAAGATTCTAATAGGAACTAAAAAATTTGCAAAAAATGATTTTTCATATAGACTACCAATTACATCAAATGATGAAATTGGAAAACTTGAAGAAGCATTTAATTATATGGCTAAAAATATAGAAATACTATTAAATAATCAAAATAAAGCTTTGGAAAAAGCCCAAAGAGCAGACCAAGCAAAATCAAGCTTTTTAGCAAATATGAGTCATGAAATAAGAACTCCATTAAATGCAATTATTGGGTTTTCAGAACTACTTAGAAATTCAAAAGATTTAAATACAACAAATAAAAAACAAGCTGATATTATCCAATCAAGTGCGAACTCTTTATTATGTATTATAAATGATATTTTAGATATTTCAAAAATAGAAAGTGGTAAATTTCAAATGAATTTAGAAAAAACTGATTTATTTATCACTTGTGAAAATGTTGTTGAATTATTTTCAAAAAAAGCTAGTTCAAAATTTATAAAATTAATATTTGATCTTGATTATAAAATTCCACTATGTGTTCTAACTGATGGTATCAGATTAAGACAGGTTTTATCAAATCTATTAAGTAATGCTATTAAATTCACACATGAATATGGTCAAATAAGTATAAATATAACTTTATTAGAAAAAATAAATAACAAATCAAAAATTAGATTTGAAGTAATTGATAGTGGAATTGGAATAGAAAAAGAAAAAATTGAAACTATTTTTAGTCCTTTTGTACAGGTTGATAATAAATCAAATAGAGAGTATGAGGGAACAGGATTAGGATTAAGTATATGTAATCATATTGTTAAATCTATTGGTTCAAAAATTGAAGTTTCTAGTAAAATCGGCTCTGGAAGTAAATTTTGGTTTGATGTTGAATTTGAAACTTGCGAAGAGAGTATTGGTAAAAAAAGAGAAAATTACTACAATGGTTTAAATTTTAAAGTAGATGATATGCAAAGTAATACATTTCACTATGCAAAAAGATATTTATCTATTTTTGGCTCAATTAATGAACCTATAGATTTTGACGTTATAATTCATAGTTTTAAAACTTCTAAAGAGTTAGAAATGGTAAGAGAAGAGTATAAGAATACTCCAATTTTGATACTTTTAGATGATGAAAATTATATGGAATCAATCAATAAAACACCAAATGAAGAAATTGTTGCGCTACCTTTTTATCCATCAAAAATAAATGATTCATTACAAGAACTTTTAATGAAAACAAAAAAAAGTGTTGAAAAAACACAAACAAAACAAATAATAAAAAAACAAGATAGATACAAAGCTAAAATATTAGTAGCAGAAGATAACTTAGCTAATCAAGAGTTATTAAAACATATTCTTGATACTTTAGAAATTGAATGCACTATGACAAACAATGGGCTAGAGGCTTTTGAAGAGTTTAAACAAAACTCTTATCCATTGATTTTAACAGATATAAATAT
Coding sequences:
- a CDS encoding HD-GYP domain-containing protein, giving the protein MNFKSMKIVSIDDNENNLFLIESICTEMELQVRSFSEPLEALMYVLQNQVDMILIDYMMPNLNGLEFIEEYRKKIKNVPIIMITAAGDDENIHKRAFELGANDFLSKPVNFVIFKARTINLLTNYQNQILLEDKAKLLEKEVEKATENLLKREHETLTILGKTAEYKDPETASHVARVAYYSKLLAKGYGLSEKEQDILFYSAPFHDLGKIGIEDKILLKPSKLTNEEFETMKKHPKIGYEILKNSQSEYLQAGAIIALTHHEKINGSGYPNGLKGDDIHIFGRIVAIADVFDALTSFRPYKQAWSFEDAVNYLQEKSGKEFDTKLVEIFINNIDEVTVIYNSFKDE
- a CDS encoding ATP-binding protein; amino-acid sequence: MKKIFSIFKDPYIGPIFIISIILLVIMIFIIPKYSYENQKNIMEKKAIDIVNNLKKIRAYYTEYIIKDLKNHPEININFDHKIKDNTIPLPATLLHDFTELLAEENMEIKLYSEYPFENRKDRVLNDFQKESLSYLINNPTEIYSKIIQTSMGKKFAVAIPDIFFDQTCVNCHNTRIDSPKRDWKLGDVRGVIKVNIPIEKELHLSSNQVLTLFLILVTLILILGIHYTIMSMRRTKEHEKIKINLEEEIDKRTKELQNSIKILNQYKNAVDSSSIVSKTDKYGKITFVNDEFCKISKYTKEELIGKNHNIIRHEDMPKEIFKDLWETIKSKQIWKGQIKNKAKDGASYYVASTIAPILNLDDEIEEYLAIRLDVSEIIEGQLKAKRADEAKSTFLANMSHEIRTPLNAIIGFSELLDKSQNLDTQSKKQAQIINSSAVSLLTIINDILDVSKIDSGNFTLSIEESNIILISENVIELFSKRAMEKHLKLIFNLDPKVPICIETDGVRLKQVLSNLLSNAIKFTPKNGVVSLNISLIENLNKKAKIRFEVEDTGIGIAKEKLITIFDPFIQVDNKSNREYQGTGLGLSICSHIIKSLNSNIFVQSVENQGTKFYFELEVKTCIDNLCINKNYLHHLNFKIINKNSSIFNHAKQYLELFGAIEDETKAIDVIIYCCSNNFEKELQEIKKNYINTALLILHEYEDDLENLNLDENEYALSLPLYASKINDAIEELLNKTNKRKIVINGIKKFNGKILVAEDNSANQELISYILEEMGIEFTIKNNGLEILNEFKKESFDLILMDINMPVLDGVETFKQIRIYEKENNLEKTPIVALTANAIKGDKQRFLDIGMDNYLTKPINVKELKNIFDIYLVNKILNEENK
- a CDS encoding response regulator, producing MVNSEFLKEQVLLFVEDEDLAREQLGKILTRLFKKVILAANGQEGFEKFKDSFNSEEKIDLIISDINMPILSGLEMLEKIRELDSIVPLIYTTARSETENIIKAIDLNVSSYILKPIDTAILIKKMSDACEKKYIQNQLDEKQNELKKYLEAVDDVALIYKMDINGNILFANKSLLETSKYSIDELKQIGFYGLIHPDIPKEYIEKTWSILKEGTNWSGNTKFLSKDGEAFYLKNTIFKLNTNNCTEYITIGFSTTKENIEKREFQKKVIKTLQDFNKKEYAYKKSFQELSDRIKQLESYIPRLQEELEEQKAKTLSRQRQLDHYELQMHNVDEKYYGHMTTKSKEAEEYSKNVLLLKQEKNTLVEKIKNQQEEIAATKKELALLTETNEQKNKRILELKDVIKSLETKIKELTEPSE
- a CDS encoding ATP-binding protein — encoded protein: MKNMSIRIKLILLFVIIKVLPLLLIAYIAYKGAIELEKYVQDSTRFLNNQNKEIILNTANASIEDSIKNLDLKSQFTLERFSFEIANQVADFLYERDKDLLFLSKTNINDNILKDFYNSKTKDIIIHEDYVYDEKTNTWISTKAPTKEEREIKKAQLKDNEREFNFTDPLNFEKKSIPIYKEISYFDLDGKEIYKISSIDNNLKDISNKKNTYINSETYFDEIKNLKQGEIYVSDVIGEYIKSKIIGTFTKAKTDKINIDFNPQEHGYAGKENPVGKRFEGIIRFVTPVYKNNQKIAYISLALDHKHVMQFTEKFDPTTPEAKQNISDASLGNYAFMWDYEGKSIAHPRHYSIVGYDKNTGKRAMPWLSSEVAQEFYASNKEINDFLKTYPTFVEQSNDKKPNMKQVLEDGNLGLDCRYLNFAPQCQGWMQLTQNGGYGSFIILWSNVWKLTTAAAIPYYTGKYGETKRGFGFVTIGANVDEFHAAANQTKTNITKILDEQTKQMEEIERANKYEVDKFVESLLHELTLATILMIIAIIAIALWISSYITSKIEKILIGTKKFAKNDFSYRLPITSNDEIGKLEEAFNYMAKNIEILLNNQNKALEKAQRADQAKSSFLANMSHEIRTPLNAIIGFSELLRNSKDLNTTNKKQADIIQSSANSLLCIINDILDISKIESGKFQMNLEKTDLFITCENVVELFSKKASSKFIKLIFDLDYKIPLCVLTDGIRLRQVLSNLLSNAIKFTHEYGQISINITLLEKINNKSKIRFEVIDSGIGIEKEKIETIFSPFVQVDNKSNREYEGTGLGLSICNHIVKSIGSKIEVSSKIGSGSKFWFDVEFETCEESIGKKRENYYNGLNFKVDDMQSNTFHYAKRYLSIFGSINEPIDFDVIIHSFKTSKELEMVREEYKNTPILILLDDENYMESINKTPNEEIVALPFYPSKINDSLQELLMKTKKSVEKTQTKQIIKKQDRYKAKILVAEDNLANQELLKHILDTLEIECTMTNNGLEAFEEFKQNSYPLILTDINMPIMDGVEAFKQIRAYEEEHQLGKTPIIAVTANAIKGDKERFLELGMDDYISKPINTTDLKNILNRYLSNTKENKKENEPKEKNFIDSKKVAEKIGISENIATLIINKFKKDIHKDLAELKEFIEINDIDKTSQKAHYIKNSCLNVLLNDICELLNKLEDRTLSKDKKEEIFFKVEDMINQNI